The following proteins come from a genomic window of Nothobranchius furzeri strain GRZ-AD chromosome 1, NfurGRZ-RIMD1, whole genome shotgun sequence:
- the LOC139070804 gene encoding acyl-coenzyme A thioesterase 1-like, which produces MFPTGTGPFPAVLDLYTFGGGLSERRAALLASRGFLVLTVALYGHDDQPQNVTEVHLEYFEEAIDFLRKKEQAGGKGIGVISLSKSGDLALSAASYLPGIEAAVWINGCSANVALPLYYKKTLSIPPLMFDSKKIILTDSGAAISKYAMHNPLKEQYRATLIPIEQASCRLLVVVSEDDLNWDSKAYMDQHHGKENIERVSYPGAGHYLEPPYGPFCSSSLHAVAGRPVMGGGGGGEPRSHAAAEIHAWKKIQEFFKTHLSCDAAKSTSKL; this is translated from the exons ATGTTTCCAACAGGCACCGGTCCGTTTCCTGCTGTGCTGGACCTGTACACGTTCGGTGGAGGTCTGTCAGAGAGGAGAGCCGCTCTGCTGGCCAGTCGGGGATTCCTGGTTCTGACTGTGGCTCTGTACGGCCACGATGACCAGCCGCAGAATGTCACAGAAGTCCATCTGGAATATTTTGAAGAAGCAATCGATTTTCTAAGAAAAAAAGAGCAG GCAGGTGGCAAAGGAATTGGCGTGATTTCACTTTCTAAAAGTGGAGACCTTGCTCTGTCAGCAGCCTCTTACCTGCCAGGTATTGAGGCTGCTGTTTGGATCAATGGTTGCTCTGCTAACGTAGCGTTGCCTCTCTACTATAAGAAGacactatcaat TCCTCCATTAATGTTTGACTCCAAGAAAATAATTCTCACTGACTCAGGGGCTGCCATTTCCAAGTATGCCATGCACAATCCTCTTAAAGAACAATACAGGGCCACCCTGATCCCCATAGAGCAAGCCAGTTGTCGTTTACTCGTTGTGGTCTCAGAGGATGACCTGAATTGGGACAGCAAGGCCTACATGGACCAGCATCATGGGAAGGAGAACATTGAAAGAGTGAGCTATCCTGGAGCTGGACACTATTTAGAGCCTCCTTATGGACCGTTCTGCTCCTCCAGCCTTCATGCAGTTGCTGGTagaccagttatggggggggggggggggggtgagcccAGGTCTCACGCTGCAGCTGAGATCCATGCATGGAAGAAGATCCAGGAGTTCTTTAAGACTCACTTGAGCTGTGATGCTGCCAAGAGTACATCCAAGTTATAG